One Sulfurimonas sp. DNA segment encodes these proteins:
- the modD gene encoding ModD protein: MYRLNDSELLRYIEEDVPYLDLTTHLQDIENKKARLKIITREELLVSCMEEACRIVELLNCKVDSFIPSKQNAGKGDVLLTFSGDYNDVHKAWRSAQVLLEYSCKMSTYTHSMKKEIESANKHCELLTTRKTFPLAKKFCIKSIMSGGAMPHRLNLGETIVFFNNHRIVYNTNQEFYENIQKFKIKVPEKKIVVESDNFEDAVQLMKYGVDVLQLDKVEIELLKTIVKYKEENYPNVKILASGGIDINNAAEFASTGIDGIVTSKPYICGMANIGTKMELIA, from the coding sequence ATGTATAGATTGAATGATAGTGAGTTATTAAGATATATTGAAGAGGATGTACCGTATTTGGATCTTACAACGCATCTACAAGATATTGAAAATAAAAAAGCAAGACTAAAAATTATAACTAGAGAAGAGTTATTAGTTTCATGTATGGAAGAAGCTTGCAGAATTGTAGAATTATTGAACTGTAAAGTTGATAGTTTTATTCCATCAAAGCAAAATGCAGGAAAAGGTGATGTTTTGCTTACTTTTTCAGGGGATTATAACGATGTTCATAAAGCTTGGAGATCAGCACAGGTACTACTTGAATATAGTTGTAAAATGTCTACATATACACATAGTATGAAAAAAGAGATCGAGAGTGCAAATAAACACTGTGAACTATTAACTACAAGAAAAACATTTCCTCTTGCTAAAAAGTTTTGCATAAAGTCTATTATGAGCGGTGGAGCAATGCCACACAGACTAAACTTGGGTGAGACTATAGTTTTCTTTAATAATCACAGAATCGTTTATAACACCAATCAAGAGTTCTACGAGAATATTCAAAAGTTTAAAATAAAAGTGCCTGAGAAGAAAATAGTTGTAGAGTCTGACAATTTTGAAGATGCTGTGCAGCTGATGAAGTATGGTGTTGATGTTTTACAGCTTGATAAAGTAGAGATAGAGTTATTAAAAACTATTGTGAAATACAAAGAAGAAAATTATCCAAATGTTAAAATATTGGCATCTGGCGGTATAGATATAAACAATGCTGCAGAGTTTGCATCTACTGGCATAGATGGAATAGTAACAAGTAAACCTTACATATGCGGTATGGCAAATATTGGTACAAAAATGGAACTTATCGCATAA
- a CDS encoding class I SAM-dependent methyltransferase, whose product MGLIQTNLDSLGFASLYSQQMDVSTFKGKNSEDWDKRANSMNNNVHNSIYTKTFIDKIDTSDADSLLDVGCGPGTISLAIADKLSNVYALDYSSGMLDCVEKNCEEKKIDNISTINKSWYDDWDEVPNADIVVASRSMEVKDIKDALMKLNSKANKRVYLTTKVGGSFIDNKILNQLSREIYPRPDYIYLVNVLHSMGIYAKVDFIKSENTKFSSSRDDEFVEKVAWSLGELSNDEKEVLKKYYNTTYKFKKTDEYMDWALISWDVKSL is encoded by the coding sequence ATGGGATTGATACAAACAAACTTGGACAGTTTAGGTTTTGCAAGTTTATATTCGCAGCAGATGGACGTTTCTACGTTTAAAGGTAAAAACAGTGAAGATTGGGATAAACGTGCAAACAGCATGAACAATAATGTTCACAATAGCATATATACAAAAACTTTCATTGATAAAATAGATACGAGTGATGCTGATTCACTTTTAGACGTAGGGTGTGGTCCAGGTACTATATCACTGGCTATAGCCGATAAACTCTCAAATGTTTATGCTCTTGATTATTCATCCGGTATGCTTGATTGTGTTGAGAAAAATTGTGAAGAAAAAAAGATAGATAATATCTCAACAATAAATAAGTCCTGGTATGATGATTGGGATGAGGTTCCAAATGCCGACATTGTCGTAGCTTCACGTTCAATGGAGGTAAAAGATATTAAAGATGCACTGATGAAATTAAACTCAAAGGCAAATAAAAGAGTATACCTGACTACGAAAGTCGGAGGAAGTTTTATAGATAACAAGATCTTAAACCAACTAAGCAGAGAGATCTATCCAAGGCCTGATTATATATATCTTGTAAATGTATTACATAGTATGGGGATATATGCAAAAGTTGATTTTATTAAAAGTGAAAACACAAAGTTTTCAAGTTCAAGAGATGATGAGTTTGTAGAAAAAGTCGCTTGGAGTTTGGGCGAACTATCCAACGATGAGAAAGAAGTTTTAAAAAAATATTATAATACAACTTATAAATTTAAAAAAACTGATGAATATATGGATTGGGCATTAATATCTTGGGATGTAAAGTCGCTATAA
- a CDS encoding substrate-binding domain-containing protein, with translation MKTALLKLLLILICTASIYAKEEPIRVAVIGGVVISGMWEKVANAFEERYGIETELVISGNKKQLNSFVRKKQVDFITMHSSDTISNLVADGLFEQLTPWMRNSQMLVGVKNNPADITLRDSLRVALEKISRTKTPFLIPPSGGTIEVLHGLKEQYNFNPDITFLKTKRGFLKEVADKGGYTLFGVIPFLMKKHHHPMITGYYSEDENLKRPYLACIVEKTKTTKQKFEKAKKLLEFLTSKEVQTLILTHRLDGFKEYPLFFAIKK, from the coding sequence ATGAAAACAGCTTTGTTAAAACTACTGCTTATATTAATTTGCACGGCATCTATATATGCAAAAGAGGAGCCTATTCGCGTTGCAGTTATAGGCGGCGTTGTAATAAGCGGTATGTGGGAGAAAGTTGCCAATGCTTTTGAAGAGCGTTACGGTATTGAAACCGAACTGGTTATAAGCGGTAACAAAAAACAGCTTAACAGCTTTGTGAGAAAAAAGCAAGTTGATTTTATAACAATGCACTCTAGTGATACTATCAGTAATCTGGTGGCAGACGGATTGTTTGAACAACTTACTCCATGGATGAGAAACTCGCAGATGTTAGTAGGAGTGAAAAATAACCCAGCCGATATAACTTTAAGAGACTCTCTTAGAGTAGCATTAGAAAAAATTTCAAGAACTAAAACTCCTTTTTTAATCCCTCCAAGCGGAGGGACAATTGAAGTTCTTCACGGATTAAAAGAACAATATAACTTTAATCCGGATATAACTTTTTTAAAAACAAAAAGAGGGTTCTTAAAAGAGGTGGCAGACAAAGGCGGATATACACTTTTTGGTGTTATTCCGTTTTTAATGAAAAAGCATCATCATCCAATGATTACAGGATATTACAGTGAAGATGAAAATCTTAAAAGACCGTATCTTGCGTGTATTGTTGAAAAAACAAAAACAACAAAACAAAAATTTGAAAAAGCTAAAAAGCTACTTGAATTTTTGACTTCTAAAGAGGTTCAAACACTTATTTTAACGCATAGACTAGATGGATTTAAAGAATATCCGCTTTTTTTTGCAATTAAAAAATAA